In one Diabrotica virgifera virgifera chromosome 5, PGI_DIABVI_V3a genomic region, the following are encoded:
- the LOC126884569 gene encoding cathepsin L-like proteinase — MKLAIIFAATILAVNALSAKDHWENFKVTHNKNYINHVEENYRFEIFRNNLKAIEEHNKKYEAGEVLYFKAVNQFADLTKAEFSALLGYKPKNRTSEVELYKYNSLDVPESIDWREKGAVLAVRHQIACGSCWAHSAVGALEGQNFIVNGKSDLLSPQELVDCSDAFKKSDCVIGGDMLAAFEYVKHEGLDKEDQYPYDDYKSSCRVKSPKAIHIDGYKLLARDENIIKEAVATVGPVSMALNSSPLDFYAGGIVDGDCDPEAIDHGVLIVGYGSENGEDYWIVKNSWGSSFGENGFFRIKRGVNQCGLTYEVSYPLV; from the exons ATGAAATTAGCAATAATCTTTGCAGCCACCATTCTGGCTGTTAACGCACTGTCAGCAAAAGACCACTGGGAAAATTTTAAA GTTACACATAATAAAAACTACATCAACCATGTTGAAGAAAACTACCGCTTCGAAATTTTTCGTAATAATCTAAAAGCTATCGAAGAACACAATAAAAAATACGAAGCAGGAGAAGTATTATACTTCAAAGCCGTCAATCAATTTGCAGATCTTACCAAGGCAGAATTTTCAGCACTGTTAGGATATAAACCAAAAAACAGGACCAGTGAAGTAGAATTGTACAAATATAATAGTTTGGATGTTCCCGAATCTATTGATTGGAGAGAAAAAGGAGCTGTTTTGGCAGTCAGACATCAAATTGCCTGTGGTTCCTGTTGGGCTCACAGCGCT GTAGGGGCTCTTGAAGGTCAAAACTTCATCGTCAACGGCAAATCCGATCTACTTAGTCCTCAAGAACTAGTAGATTGTTCAGATGCTTTTAAAAAAAGTGACTGTGTAATTGGAGGAGACATGCTTGCAGCCTTTGAGTACGTCAAACATGAAGGTCTTGATAAAGAAGATCAGTATCCATATGACGACTATAAATCTTCATGTAGAGTAAAAAGTCCCAAAGCAATTCATATTGATGGATATAAACTGTTGGCTCGCGATGAGAATATTATTAAAGAAGCAGTCG CTACTGTTGGCCCTGTCTCTATGGCTCTAAATTCTTCGCCTCTCGATTTCTACGCAGGTGGAATAGTTGACGGTGACTGTGATCCTGAAGCTATTGATCACGGTGTTCTTATTGTCGGTTATGGATCAGAAAATGGCGAAGATTATTGGATTGTTAAAAACTCATGGGGTAGTTCATTTGGTGAGAACGGATTTTTCAGAATAAAAAGAGGAGTCAACCAATGTGGTCTCACATACGAAGTATCCTATCCCTTAGTGTAA